TCGCGCAAAATGGAGGAAGCCTTGTTGACCTCTCCCAAAACCTTGCTCGGGTGGTGTGCGCTTGGGAGGCGTTTACACATTCCTGTCCATTTGTCCAGTAAATTCTGCAAATCGCGGTCCAGCTCTGCTACCTTTTTCCCTTCGGCTACCGTTCGCACGATAACGCCGAAACCTTTTGGCCTGATCGACTGTACAAGCCGTTTCAGGCGGTCCTTTTCTTCTTTGGATTCTATCTTTTGTGAGATGGAGATCCTGTCGGAGAACGGTACCAGTACCACATACCTGCCGGCCAGCGAAAGCTCAGAGCTTATCCTTGGGCCTTTGGTCGATATGGGTTCCTTGACTACCTGCACAAGCACGGATTGGTTGGCGCTCAGCACATCGGCTATGGCCCCGTCTTTGTTGATCTCTTTTTCGAAAGGGAAGTTCTTAAGGGAATAATCTTTTAATTTACCTGCGCTTACAAGTTTCATGAATTTCAGCAGGGAAGGGAGGTTAGGCCCGAGGTCGTGGTAATGCAGGAATGCATCCTTCTCGAAGCCTACGTTGACAAAGGCGGCGTTGAGGCCGGCAACTGGCTTCCGTATCTTGGCAATGAATATATCGCCTACAGAGAACTTGTCCTTGTCTTCCTTTTCCTTGTGTAATTCAATTAGTTTTCCATCTTTTAATAAGGCAAAATCTACTGCGTCAGAACCTGATCGAATAATAAGTTCTTTATTCACACTGTACATTTTTATCCATACCAGTTGTTGGTTGTCGGTTGTCGGTTGTCGGAAGCTTCCATCAACCATCAACTATCAACTATCAACCAAAGTACAGATGGATTAAACAAAATTTAAACAGGTATTTTGTGTACCCGGAATTCAGTTGTCAGTCGCAGTCGCAGTATTTAGCGCAGTGCAGCTAAATCTGAAATCTACAATCTAAAATCTGAAATCATTTTTCAATGAACGTTTTGAAAAAAGAAAAAGTAGTATTACACTACTTTTTCTTTTTGTGACGGTTAGCTCTCGCTCTTTTTTTACGTTTGTGAGTTGCTACCTTATGTCTTTTTCTTTTTTTACCACTTGGCATAGTGTCTAAGGGTTAGGGTGGTTAATAATTAATTACTTAGCTTCTGTGTTTGTTTTTACACCGTCAACAAATATTTTTGCAGGTTTGAATGCAGGGATATTGTGTGCAGGTATTTTGATAGTAGTATTCTTAGATATGTTCCTGCCTGTTTTTTCAGCACGCGTTTTGATAATGAAGCTTCCGAAACCCCTTAGGTAAACGTTGTCACCTGTTTCAAGAGAATTTTTCACTTCTTCCATAAAAGACTCAACTGTTGCCTGTACATCTCCTTTTTCCAGTCCTAGTTTTTCGGAGATTTTCGCTACGATGTCTGCTTTCGTCATTTTCTTTCTAATTTATTATTGTGTGTATTTTTTTAAGTGTGCAAATATAACAATTAAAAAAACAATAATTCAAGGTTAATCTATTAAAATTTAATAACATAAACTTTACTTTTGCCTGACTGCATAATTATGATGGAATTTTCTAAGTCTTTAATTCAATGGTATTTACAGAATAAGCGCGATTTGCCCTGGCGTAAAACTATTGCACCTTACCGGATATGGCTCTCCGAGATCATGCTCCAGCAAACGCGCGTAGCGCAGGGTTTGCCGTATTTTTTGAAGTTTACCGAAGCGTTTCCGACCGTGCAGGATATGGCCGCCGCGCCCGAAGAGCAGGTGCTCAAGCTATGGCAGGGACTGGGCTACTACTCCCGCGCCCGCAACCTGCATGCCACGGCCAAACAGGTAGCTTTTGAGATGGATGGGAAGTTTCCCGATAGCTACAAGGGGCTCCTTACATTAAAAGGTGTGGGCGATTATACCGCCGCTGCCATTGCCTCCATTGCCTATGGTGAACCCGTGCCTGTGGTAGACGGAAATGTGTACCGTGTACTGGCGCGGTATTTCGGTATTGAAACCGATATCTCCTCATCCGGCGCTAAAAAGCAGTTTACGGAGGTTGCTGCGTCCCTGCTGCCTAAAGATGATGCTGCCACATTCAACCAGGCGATGATGGAATTCGGTGCGCTGCAATGCGTGCCAAAAAACCCAGACTGCGGCGTATGTATTTTTAATAAAGATTGTGTTGCCTTTAATACCGGCCGTGTGAACCAGCTTCCGGTAAAGCTAAAGAAGACAAAGGTGACCGACAGGTTTTTTAATTACCTTATTGTTAAGGACGCTGCCGGGAATACGGCCGTAAATAAACGGACAGCCAAAGGTATCTGGCATAATTTATATGAATTTCCGCTGATCGAGACGGAAGGGGAGCTTTCTGTTGAAGAGATGAAACAAATGATCATAGCATACTTTAAACCACCCCGCCATAGCGGGACAGGCTCTCCAGAGGAGGGGAAGGCCACTCAGCCGGATACTGGTTTTGTTCCTGCAGATATAACACTCCTTAATCGTGAGCGCATACTGCACAAGCTGTCGCATCAGCATCTCAGCATCCGGTTCTGGGAGATAGAGGCAGATGTTGCACTGCCTGACGCAATCAGTAGAGAAGAAGCCATGAAATATCCATTCCCGATAGTGATCTATAATTTCATGGAACGCTACTGGGCATTAAATGCAAACGACCTGTTTTCTGCTAACCGGAATTAAGTAACTGTCTAAAATTTTATAAAATCAATTTTAACCACATAGATACATAGGATTTATAGGGATTTATAGGGATTTTTTGAGTGAAGGTGACATATTCGCACATAGTAAAGCGAAGCTTCATGCTCTGTGTTACTTTTGAGAGCCTTAAAACTACCTTTTAAAGCTATGTATCTATGTGGTTAAAATTCTTCTTTTTAAAGTTAGACAGTTACTAATTTTAAGTTTCATTCTTTATACCATGCGTGAAAATTTTGCCCAATGCAATTAATAAGTCAGGTTTATATAGTATATTTGAGTGAATAAACACCAAAGCCATGAACGGTACACTGAATAAAGTCCTGCTTATAGGGCATTTGGGCGACGATGTAAAGATACACTACTTCGAAGGGGGCAACTGCATTGGGCGCTTCCCGCTGGCTACCAACGAAGTTTACATCAACAAGCAGACGAACGAGAAGATTACTTCGACGGAATGGCATAACCTTGTGGTACGCAACAAGGCTGCCGAGATATGCGAAAAATACCTTAGCAAAGGCGATAAGATTTATGTGGAAGGCCGCATCAAATCACGCCAGTGGCAGGCTGAGGACGGTACAACAAAATATACCACTGAGATACAGGTGACGGAATTTACCTTCCTGAACACCAAGAAAGAACTGGACCACAACAGGCAGCATTTTTCGGCAGTGGCCGAGCCTGCAAAACCGAATTATGATATACAGAACGTGCCGGCGCCGGATACCGACCTGCCGTTTTGACCGTTTAACCAATACCCAGAATTTTGGACCCCGACCCCTCGAGTTTCACAACGATAGATTATAACCTTGTCATAGGATTTACAGGGATTGCTATCCTGCTGCTGTGTTCTGCATTTATCTCGGGTACCGAGGTAGCCCTGTTCTCGCTTACCCCGCAGGATATTGAAAAAATAAACCAGAAAAGCCCCGGGAAAGGCAGTATGATCGCTTCGCTGCTCGAAAAGCCCAAGAAGCTGCTGGCCACTATTACAATTACCAATACATTCATCAACATTGCCATCGTTATCCTGTTCTTCAGGCTAAATGCGTTCTCGGCAATACACATCCCATGGCTGCGCTTTACAGCAGAGGTATCGCTAATCACGCTGCTTATCCTGCTTTTTGGCGAGGTGCTTCCTAAGATATATGCCGTGCGCAATAACAAGCGCTTTTCGAAAAAAGCCGCCCTTCCGCTCGTGGCATTAAGCAGGGTGCTTTCGCCTTTAAGCGTCCCAATGCGGGAAGTCACCGTCAGGCTGCAGAAACGCTTTGGCGAACAGAAAGCCGGGCTCTCGGTAGACAGGCTTTCGCAGGCGCTCGAGCTTACCGACTATGGCGATGCTACCATAGAAGAACAAAAGATACTCGAAGGCATCGTGACCTTTGGCAATACCGAAGTAACGCAGGTCATGACACCGCGCATCGACCTTTTTGCACTGGATATAGGAGCTTCTTTTGGTGAAATACTTCCAAAAATAATAGATATGGGCTTTTCCCGCATTCCGGTATTTAAAGACAATATTGACAGTATAGAGGGCGTTCTGTTTACTAAAGACCTGCTGCCGCATATAGACAACGAAGGTTTTGAATGGCAGTCCATCATCCGGGAGCCGTTCTTTGTGCCCGAAAACAAAAAGCTGGACAACCTGCTCAAGGAATTCCAGGGCATGAAAAACCACCTGGCCATCGTGGTCGACGAGTACGGTGGCACATCGGGTGTTATATCGCTGGAAGATATCCTGGAAGAGATCGTAGGGGACATCAGCGATGAGTTTGACGATGAGGACATCATTTACTCAAAAATAGACGACCGGAATTACCTCTTCGACGGAAAGATAAACCTGAAGGATTTTTACAGGATAACCGATATTGAGGAAGACGATTTTGAAGCTGCCAAAGGAGAAGCCGAAACGCTTGCCGGGTTCCTGTTGGAGCGATGGGGGAATTTTCCGAAAAAAGGGCAGAAAATTACCTTTAAGGGTAATATCTTTACCGTCGAATCGGTAGACAGGAGAAGGATAAAACAAATCAAGGTTACGCTTAAATGAAAAGTATAAAAAAAGTTATCGCTGCCGGAATGCTGTCCGCGATCGCAGTTTTAGCCATAAGCTGTAAAGAAGACACTGTGCCAAAGCCCCAGGCTTACCTGAGGCTGGAATACCCTATGGGCAAATACATCCCTTATGATGGGGACTGCCCGTACACCTTCGGCTACAATTCGCTGGCGCGTATCAAGGACAAGGGAAATTGCAACCTGACCATCGAATACCCTAAAATGAAGGCGACTTTATACCTTACTTATAAAACGGTAGAAGGCAACAACCTTGAGGCACTTTTACGCGATGCCCAGAAGCTGACCTATGAGCACGTGATAAAAGCCGATGCTATACAGGAACAGCCTTACCTGAACCCTGAAAAGAAAGTCTACGGGATGTTTTACCAGGTAGGAGGGGATGCTGCTACCAATGCCCAGTTCTATGTAACCGACAGCACGCGCCATTTTCTTACCGGCTCCATGTATTTTTATGCCAAACCAAACTTCGATTCCATAATGCCGGCTGCAAGCTACATCAAGGACGATATGCGCAATATCATGGAAACCCTAAAGTGGAAGTAGATATTTTACCGCAAACTTGTCCTGTGACAAAAAAGTGCGTCAACTTAATAAATAATGGTGCGTTCATGTCAATTTATTGATGTTAGCTATAAAATCAATAGGATTCAGGTAATCCGTTGCAAAAAAAAAGCACCTGCTTTCACAGATGCTTTCAAAATTGTATAAGCCTTATATTACATGCTTCCGGCTTTATCATGCCCGCAAGAAGCTTTTCCGCCACCTGAGCAGCATCCGCCTTTTTTCTCGCCACAGCCCTCTTTAGCTGTTTTGCCTTTGGCTTTTTTATCCTTCTTAGTGTCTTTCTTTTTCTCTTTTTCCTGCTGTACAGAGTAGAAAGCCTTATCACCCGAAGACTTCACATCAGATACTTTATAAGCGCCATCCGCGATTTTCTCAACAGTTTCAACAAGCTTTTCAGGGGTTTGCTTTGCAGCATCGAACGATACGGTAGCCGTTTTCTTTTCGAAATCTACTTTTGCATTCTCAACACCGTCAAGGCCGGCCAGTTTCTTCTCAATAGTTTTGGCACATCCTTCAGGGCATGTCATGCCGTCTATCTTAAAGCTGGTAGTCTCAAGATTGGCGGCCGTTTCTTTGCTCATGGTGCTGTCAGCAGCCGTGCTGTCTTTTTCAGTGCCTTCAACGTTGCCGTCTTTAGAAGCGTCCTTGCAGCTTACGAACAGTACAGCCGATAATGCGATAAGGGATAATGTCTTTGCGAATTTCATGGTATATCTCTTTATTTGGGTTAATAAATTCTTTTAAAACAGGTTACAAATTTATACAAAACGGTTTGTAATCATGGATAGTATAATGATTTATTTTTTTGTCACTAATTATTTATGATTATTCATTATAGCTTATTGTGTATGGTTCGCCAAGCAATAGTGCATGGTTTATAACATCCATAAAACTTTTTGAAAAATAGGTGTAATTATAGAGCTCGGTAAAGATTTTGTTTTCCGCGCTGATCAGGCCAAATCTTTTGACAAATGCAGGGCCCTGATCAATTTTCGCTTGTAAATTTTCCCACCTCCCAAAATCAGGATCATATCATCAACTGTTTCTGATTCTAAAGACGGGATTAACTGATCGATAATAAACTTTATCACTTCGGAGAGAGCAACAGTATTCCAATAAGGAGTATTACTTTCGTCATATTCCAAACCTTCCATAGGAATATTTTTTTCATGTCGGTATATATATTCTGTCTCTCCTGCAAAATAGAATTTTTCTCCAAGTATTGGATTTAGCCTCATTGCGTAATGTACGAGTATGAAAAATTCTTCCCTGCTAAAATAAGCCCCATATGGACCAGATTCATAATCTATCATAAATTTTCTTGCCATAATTTTTGCTTTTCATCAAAGTTAAAACAAAAAGGCTCCCGCAATGCAGGAGCCTTCTCTATCAAAAACAATTATTATTCTTATTGGAAGTCAGCAGCTGTTACGCCTTCGTTGATTTTTGCCTCAGTTACTGTAAGGTTAAGCTCAATGCCGATATTCATATTGATCTTGTGCGGAAGTTTAACTCCTTTAACTTCTTTGTAATCATCATAATAAGTGAACATTGGGACTTTTTGTCCATCAGGACCTTCCTGCTCATGGGATTCAGCTATCTTTAACCCTGTAGCTACGTCATAATAGTAAGCGTCTGTACCTTTTTTAACTACGTACGCATCTTTACCATTAATAGCCTCTATAGAAGTAAGGCTTACTCCCGGAGCAGTTGCCATCGTAAGTTCCTCAAATGGTACCGCAGTTTCTTTCGATTCTTTAAAATCAGCTGGCTCCATTGGCATTTTTTGACCCTGCTGCACAGAGTAGCCGCTAGTTTCGCCAACTACCTGTTTGAACATTGAGCCCATACCTGCAACGCTGATCTCTACCGCCTGTTTCTTATCAGAAGATACTTTGCTCGTAAATACAACCGACATGCCTTGTGCAGATGCGGTAGATTTTGTCATAACTGTTTTAACAGCTTTAAGCGCTTTCTCGCCGCCTACTGCTTTTATGTAGTTATCAAGAACTGTCTTAGCAGTAACACCAGCAGGTACCGGCTTATTTACAGTTGGTTTTTCTGTCGGCTTACCGAATTTGTCGAAGTAGAAGATCGGCATGCCGCTCTTCTCAAGGCCCGGCAATACGTCGGCCGCTTTACCTACAACTACTACCCTCGCATTGTCTGCAAGGAAATATTTTTTAGCTGCGTTCCTGATGTCTTCAGCAGTTACAGCGTTGATATTCTTGATGTAGTTTTCAAAGAAATCGGCAGGAAGCCCCTGGGTCTGCGTAAGCAATGCATAACGCGCAATAGTGCCCGGTTTTTCCATGTTCATTACGAAGCTTCCGATATATTTTGCTTTGGCATTCTTAAGGTCTTCCTCGCTAACAAGGTCGTTCCTCATTTTTTTAAGCTCGTTGAATATCTCTACAACAGCACTGTCGGTAACGGTGTTCCTTACAGAAGTTGAAGAAGAGAAATCGCCTACATATTTGTCGCCGCCAATAGAAGAATACGCGCCGTATGTCCAGCCGTGCGCCTCACGAAGGTTAAGGAAAAGCCTTCCTTCACCGCCGCCGCCAAGGATCTGGTTGGCAAGAAGCGTTGCAAAGTATTCTTTGTCGGTCATTTTAAGGTGGCTCACATTGATTACCGATATCTCAGATTGTACTGCGTTCGGCATATCAACAAAGTTGATTTGTGAGAACTGTACATCTTTAGGGTCGCTGTAGCTCTCTGTAGGGGCAGTACCTCCGGCCCATCCTCCGAAAAGCTTCTCAACCTGTTTTTTAACGTCTTTTAGTTTTACGTCACCTGTTACAACAAGATAAGCCTTGCCCGGTACGAAATAAGTAGCATAGTTATTCTTAACATCGGCAAGCGTTACATTGTTAAGGGTCTCTTCGCTAAGGTATTCGCCGTTAGGGTGGTTTTTGCCGTATACAAGAACATTGTTTACCCTTGCTGCTACAGAAGGTACACTTTTCTCATCAGCTTTCAGCCCTTCAAGGATCTGTGCTTTCTGTTTGTCGAATTCTTCCTGTGTGAAAACCGGGTTAAGGGCGCCATCGGCCATTAGTTCCAGTATCCTTGAAGAATATTTTGACAATCCGCTTCCGTAAGCCGATTGCGAGCCGAAGCCGATATTGGCTCCTAAAAAGTCAACCTCTTCGTTAAAAGCGTCTTTCGACATTTTTTTGGTGCCGCTTCCCATAAGGGCTGCAGTCATATCGCTAACGCCTTTTTTAGCGCCTTCGGCATAAGGGGCGTTGTCCATAGTAAGGCTGTATGACACGCGTGGCAGCTTGTGGTTTTCAACAACCAGTACTTTAAGCCCGTTCTTTAGGGTGAATGTTTCAGGCTTGCCAACGTTTATAGTAGGCGAAGGCCCCGGCTTTGGCATTGGTATTACTTGTGCCTGCGTAGCGGAAATAGATAAGAACACGCCGGCTAATAGATATATTACTTTTTTCATGATGTTGTTTCTGTGCTTAGTTTTGTGCTTTGTCTTTAGCTCCTACATAATCAAGTGTCATCCTTTGGTTCGGGTTAAGGTATTTCTTAGCCGCGTCCATGATGTCCTGCCTTGTAATCTTACGGTAGATGTCGATCTCGGTATTGATAAGGTTTACATCGCCATAAAGAAGGTAGTAAGAAGCAAGGTTTTCAGCAATGCCCTCTACGTTGGAGTTGTTGCTCACATAACGGCTTTCGAACTGGTTCTGAAGTTTGGTAAACTCCCTTTCAGAGATAAGCTCTGTCTGCAGCTTCACGATCTCGGCATCCGCTTCCTTCATGATATCTTCGGCAGTAAAGCCCGGCATTGGTATGCCGTACACTATGTAAAGGCCTGCATCTTCCTGTGTGTAGTTAAATGCACCTATCTGCATTGCCATTTTCTTTTCGTCAACGATTTTCTTGTACATCCTTGAGCTCTTTCCGTCGCTAAGGATAGAAGAGATCATGTCAAGAACCCTGGCATCTTTTGTTTTCATTGATGGTGTCCTGTAAGCGGTCACTACCATCGGAAGCTGTACGTTAGGATCTTCGTAACGTGCTTTGAAAGCTTGTGTTATCGGCTGCTCCGTAAATGTCTGGCGTGTAATAGGCGTACCTTTTGGAACTACAGAGAAATACTGGTTGATCCATTTTTTAGCCTGTGCAGGGTCAAAATCACCTGCTACTACAAGAACGGCATTGTTAGGGATATAGAATTTTTTGTTGAAAGCCTGGAATTCCTGAAGCGTAGCGGCATCAAGGTGCTCCATAGAGCCGATGGTTGCCCAACGGTAAGGGTGTACCTTAAACATATTCTTTTTTACTTCGGCAATAAGGTTTCCGTAAGGCTGGTTGTCTATACGAAGCCTTTTTTCTTCTTTTACAACTTCGTTCTGCGTGTCAACACCTATCTGGTTGATTACCGGGTGAAGCATCCTTTCGGCTTCCATCCAGATACCAAGCTCAAGGTTGTTCGAAGGGAACACCTCATAATAATAGGTCCTGTCGTCAGAAGTGTTGGCATTGTTGTTACCGCCATTGGCTGTAACTAT
Above is a genomic segment from Flavobacterium album containing:
- a CDS encoding single-stranded DNA-binding protein, whose protein sequence is MNGTLNKVLLIGHLGDDVKIHYFEGGNCIGRFPLATNEVYINKQTNEKITSTEWHNLVVRNKAAEICEKYLSKGDKIYVEGRIKSRQWQAEDGTTKYTTEIQVTEFTFLNTKKELDHNRQHFSAVAEPAKPNYDIQNVPAPDTDLPF
- a CDS encoding HU family DNA-binding protein, giving the protein MTKADIVAKISEKLGLEKGDVQATVESFMEEVKNSLETGDNVYLRGFGSFIIKTRAEKTGRNISKNTTIKIPAHNIPAFKPAKIFVDGVKTNTEAK
- a CDS encoding M16 family metallopeptidase — encoded protein: MKRSLIALGSLLMLGGTASAQKVAFEEYNLDNGLHVILHQDKSAPVIITSVMYHVGSKDENPERTGFAHFFEHLLFEGTENIKRGEWFKIVTANGGNNNANTSDDRTYYYEVFPSNNLELGIWMEAERMLHPVINQIGVDTQNEVVKEEKRLRIDNQPYGNLIAEVKKNMFKVHPYRWATIGSMEHLDAATLQEFQAFNKKFYIPNNAVLVVAGDFDPAQAKKWINQYFSVVPKGTPITRQTFTEQPITQAFKARYEDPNVQLPMVVTAYRTPSMKTKDARVLDMISSILSDGKSSRMYKKIVDEKKMAMQIGAFNYTQEDAGLYIVYGIPMPGFTAEDIMKEADAEIVKLQTELISEREFTKLQNQFESRYVSNNSNVEGIAENLASYYLLYGDVNLINTEIDIYRKITRQDIMDAAKKYLNPNQRMTLDYVGAKDKAQN
- a CDS encoding M16 family metallopeptidase — its product is MKKVIYLLAGVFLSISATQAQVIPMPKPGPSPTINVGKPETFTLKNGLKVLVVENHKLPRVSYSLTMDNAPYAEGAKKGVSDMTAALMGSGTKKMSKDAFNEEVDFLGANIGFGSQSAYGSGLSKYSSRILELMADGALNPVFTQEEFDKQKAQILEGLKADEKSVPSVAARVNNVLVYGKNHPNGEYLSEETLNNVTLADVKNNYATYFVPGKAYLVVTGDVKLKDVKKQVEKLFGGWAGGTAPTESYSDPKDVQFSQINFVDMPNAVQSEISVINVSHLKMTDKEYFATLLANQILGGGGEGRLFLNLREAHGWTYGAYSSIGGDKYVGDFSSSTSVRNTVTDSAVVEIFNELKKMRNDLVSEEDLKNAKAKYIGSFVMNMEKPGTIARYALLTQTQGLPADFFENYIKNINAVTAEDIRNAAKKYFLADNARVVVVGKAADVLPGLEKSGMPIFYFDKFGKPTEKPTVNKPVPAGVTAKTVLDNYIKAVGGEKALKAVKTVMTKSTASAQGMSVVFTSKVSSDKKQAVEISVAGMGSMFKQVVGETSGYSVQQGQKMPMEPADFKESKETAVPFEELTMATAPGVSLTSIEAINGKDAYVVKKGTDAYYYDVATGLKIAESHEQEGPDGQKVPMFTYYDDYKEVKGVKLPHKINMNIGIELNLTVTEAKINEGVTAADFQ
- the gldD gene encoding gliding motility lipoprotein GldD, with the translated sequence MKSIKKVIAAGMLSAIAVLAISCKEDTVPKPQAYLRLEYPMGKYIPYDGDCPYTFGYNSLARIKDKGNCNLTIEYPKMKATLYLTYKTVEGNNLEALLRDAQKLTYEHVIKADAIQEQPYLNPEKKVYGMFYQVGGDAATNAQFYVTDSTRHFLTGSMYFYAKPNFDSIMPAASYIKDDMRNIMETLKWK
- the gldE gene encoding gliding motility-associated protein GldE, whose translation is MDPDPSSFTTIDYNLVIGFTGIAILLLCSAFISGTEVALFSLTPQDIEKINQKSPGKGSMIASLLEKPKKLLATITITNTFINIAIVILFFRLNAFSAIHIPWLRFTAEVSLITLLILLFGEVLPKIYAVRNNKRFSKKAALPLVALSRVLSPLSVPMREVTVRLQKRFGEQKAGLSVDRLSQALELTDYGDATIEEQKILEGIVTFGNTEVTQVMTPRIDLFALDIGASFGEILPKIIDMGFSRIPVFKDNIDSIEGVLFTKDLLPHIDNEGFEWQSIIREPFFVPENKKLDNLLKEFQGMKNHLAIVVDEYGGTSGVISLEDILEEIVGDISDEFDDEDIIYSKIDDRNYLFDGKINLKDFYRITDIEEDDFEAAKGEAETLAGFLLERWGNFPKKGQKITFKGNIFTVESVDRRRIKQIKVTLK
- a CDS encoding heavy-metal-associated domain-containing protein; its protein translation is MKFAKTLSLIALSAVLFVSCKDASKDGNVEGTEKDSTAADSTMSKETAANLETTSFKIDGMTCPEGCAKTIEKKLAGLDGVENAKVDFEKKTATVSFDAAKQTPEKLVETVEKIADGAYKVSDVKSSGDKAFYSVQQEKEKKKDTKKDKKAKGKTAKEGCGEKKGGCCSGGGKASCGHDKAGSM
- the mutY gene encoding A/G-specific adenine glycosylase, translated to MEFSKSLIQWYLQNKRDLPWRKTIAPYRIWLSEIMLQQTRVAQGLPYFLKFTEAFPTVQDMAAAPEEQVLKLWQGLGYYSRARNLHATAKQVAFEMDGKFPDSYKGLLTLKGVGDYTAAAIASIAYGEPVPVVDGNVYRVLARYFGIETDISSSGAKKQFTEVAASLLPKDDAATFNQAMMEFGALQCVPKNPDCGVCIFNKDCVAFNTGRVNQLPVKLKKTKVTDRFFNYLIVKDAAGNTAVNKRTAKGIWHNLYEFPLIETEGELSVEEMKQMIIAYFKPPRHSGTGSPEEGKATQPDTGFVPADITLLNRERILHKLSHQHLSIRFWEIEADVALPDAISREEAMKYPFPIVIYNFMERYWALNANDLFSANRN